A window of the Plasmodium vivax chromosome 12, whole genome shotgun sequence genome harbors these coding sequences:
- a CDS encoding reticulocyte binding protein 2 homolog B, putative (encoded by transcript PVX_116930A): MCPHVCKYPRGVTRTNRFLFADCEVKQREGRTEMKPPWGVCLLFLLACFSKCSNGYRRRRGGALYNFLLGGRSNEPKGRLPRSRRRMPHEVRKKSVQKLKDVKDMHVGQLKVGRVTNVVENDIFVKLKNEENEQIIIKRENNYLLENELLYEYLHRNNFIDHAMYAKLMRKGNPKWEDQSPCVQRDQVKDCIVLVKEIDEKNRIIGELFTNEINKRKEKIYDKLSELKNAEKKIFIQILKNVRNKYFVVLINGCIKGYLLYDEKEEKDKHNVQLLQACKSATHKLSAYIIDVNKKLEYVFLTLHKIPSNEINEKLRILQHTIVVENLFENFYFKAEVSDFCNDGSNIIVNIFESKSNPIKVKIKSHNIINTRNILRNFDYLKNKVITHEFALHNSTSAEEMNEDRVSSHKMTHRRGEEGGDGVHTGEGGSFEARSSRDVPSQEKKAKGSLRTKDYTDKYKKFKENFYGCDEEDALKYINVDDYIFKKEKLLYVRIVNKTSDPNLYEGSMVNADQINYQIYELIKRMATDQNVIRSYNPMLRYPSKVLAFFNNYVILSTRVLSPEAAAGQEGSPGVAAGQGGSPGVAAGQESIPTCGTTGCNKIDEEHVRDVITLIEKRYIDYENLKEGDVFFCRFDNIKRRNARNIFNLSNSTINRIFNSYFKREKDILGMVSRRDGGSPRWDRSPSRAEGGELQKSPEPLKSPEPLKSPEPLKSPEPLKSPEPLKSPEQQIFEEIFFSKRDFYFMRGELHKDTEYRLNKNNIDKNFKLLKHICDTYYSGINKAYHHYPSIREEYILAYLGKENYKLYRKIVADYFSSNENSYKEFLQTDCESILMTVFDVAFENPNALTVQVVQNYNKEIFQKLPMLSLNELNYLLKDLDKLKKKLQIYPCSYKTRIGRMNLTLNNVKPIKKEHIENMHIREDVKNELLSAYKNFVFPVEHIKETIIKKKQARCRENSKMQSIYILAEETINLYENSAKDVEPLSEEQIGILRGHLLKKRRPLAGGLAEEQDSFRGDLFEPENSQIRRLLHMIKEYARKGRAERETRMWRGFSRMRSTVE; this comes from the coding sequence ATGTGCCCACATGTATGTAAATACCCCCGTGGTGTAACTCGAACAAACCGCTTTCTCTTCGCCGATTGTGAAGTGAAACAACGCGAGGGGCGAACAGAAATGAAGCCCCCCTGGGGAGTTTGCCTCCTTTTCCTGCTCGCgtgtttttcaaaatgttctAATGGGTacagaaggaggagggggggggccctGTATAACTTCCTCCTGGGAGGGAGAAGTAACGAGCCAAAGGGAAGGCTCCCGCGAAGTAGACGAAGAATGCCCCATgaggtgcgaaaaaaaagtgtgcaaaaattaaaagacgTGAAAGATATGCATGTGGGACAGCTAAAAGTTGGCAGGGTGACAAACGTGGTCGAAAACGATATATTcgtgaaattaaaaaatgaggagaatgagcaaattataataaagagGGAGAACAACTACCTCCTGGAGAATGAACTGCTGTACGAGTATTTACACAGGAACAATTTTATTGATCATGCAATGTATGCGAAACTGATGCGGAAGGGGAACCCCAAGTGGGAGGACCAATCCCCGTGTGTGCAAAGGGACCAAGTTAAAGACTGCATTGTCCTCGTAAAAGAAATtgacgaaaaaaatagaataataGGAGAATTATTTACAAACGAAAtaaacaaaaggaaagagaaaatttaCGACAAATTGAGCGAACtgaaaaatgcagaaaaaaaaattttcatccaaattttgaaaaatgtaagGAATAAATACTTCGTAGTTTTAATAAACGGATGCATAAAGGGGTACCTGCTCTACgacgaaaaggaggagaaggacaaACACAATGTGCAGCTCCTACAAGCGTGCAAAAGTGCAACTCACAAATTAAGCGCATACATAATTGACGTGAATAAAAAACTCGAGTATGTCTTCCTAACTTTGCACAAAATTCCCAGCAacgaaataaatgaaaaattgcGAATTTTGCAACACACAATTGTCGTGGAAAATTTATtcgaaaatttttatttcaaagcGGAGGTCTCCGATTTTTGCAACGATGGAAGTAACAtcattgtaaatatttttgaaagtAAGAGCAACCCCATTaaggtgaaaataaaatctcataatattattaacacGAGAAATATTTTGCGCAATTTTGATTACCTCAAAAATAAAGTCATAACACATGAGTTTGCCTTGCACAATTCGACCTCCGCGGAGGAGATGAATGAAGACCGGGTGAGCAGCCACAAAATGACACAccgaaggggggaagaaggtgGGGATGGCGTCCACACAGGTGAGGGCGGCTCGTTCGAAGCGCGCTCCTCAAGGGATGTCCCCTCAcaagagaaaaaagcaaaggggTCGTTACGTACAAAGGACTACACAgataagtataaaaaatttaaggaaAACTTTTACGGGTGCGATGAAGAAGATGCCCTCAAATACATAAACGTGGACGACTACATCTTcaagaaggaaaaactgcTGTACGTTCGAATCGTTAACAAAACGTCGGACCCCAATTTGTACGAAGGCAGCATGGTTAACGCGGACCAGATTAACTACCAGATATATGAGCTCATAAAGAGGATGGCTACGGACCAAAACGTCATTCGGAGTTACAACCCCATGCTGAGGTACCCCTCCAAGGTGCTCGCCTTCTTTAACAATTATGTGATTCTCTCCACCAGGGTTTTGAGCCCCGAGGCGGCGGCAGGACAGGAGGGCTCCCCAGGTGTAGCGGCAGGACAGGGGGGCTCCCCAGGTGTAGCGGCAGGACAGGAAAGCATCCCTACCTGTGGCACCACCGGGTGCAACAAAATCGACGAGGAACACGTGCGAGACGTCATCACGCTGATCGAGAAGCGCTACATCGATTATGAAAACCTCAAAGAAGGAGACGTCTTCTTCTGCAGATTTGATAACATCAAGAGGAGGAACGCGCGCAACATTTTTAACCTCTCCAATAGCACCATCAACAGAATTTTTAATTCGTACTTCAAGCGGGAGAAGGACATCCTGGGGATGGTCAGCCGGCGGGACGGTGGCTCCCCGCGCTGGGACAGGAGCCCCTCCAGAgcggaagggggggagctgCAGAAGTCCCCTGAGCCGCTAAAATCCCCGGAGCCGCTAAAATCCCCGGAGCCGCTAAAATCCCCGGAGCCGCTAAAATCCCCTGAGCCGCTAAAATCCCCGGAGCAGCAAATCTTCGAggagatttttttctccaagaGGGACTTCTACTTCATGCGGGGAGAGCTGCACAAGGACACGGAGTACCGCCTCAACAAAAACAACATCgataaaaatttcaaactGCTCAAGCACATATGTGATACTTACTACTCGGGGATTAACAAGGCATATCATCACTACCCAAGTATACGAGAGGAATACATTTTGGCCTACCTGGGGAAGGAAAATTACAAGTTGTATAGAAAAATTGTGGCAGATTATTTCTCATCGAATGAGAATTCTTATAAAGAATTTCTGCAAACAGATTGTGAGTCCATCCTTATGACTGTCTTCGATGTGGCATTTGAAAACCCAAACGCATTAACAGTTCAGGTGGTACAGAACTACAACAAAGAGATTTTTCAAAAACTCCCCATGCTAAGTCTAAACGAGCTGAATTACCTACTGAAGGATTTggataaattgaaaaaaaaattgcaaatataCCCGTGTAGCTACAAAACCCGAATTGGACGAATGAACCTCACGCTGAATAATGTGAAGcccataaaaaaggaacacatcGAAAATATGCACATTCGGGAAGACGTAAAGAATGAGCTGCTAAGCGCGTATAAAAATTTCGTCTTCCCCGTTGAGCACATAAAAGAGACAATcataaagaagaaacagGCCAGGTGTAGggaaaatagcaaaatgcAGTCCATTTACATTTTGGCCGAGGAAACCATAAACCTTTATGAGAATTCTGCCAAGGATGTTGAGCCGCTCAGCGAAGAGCAAATTGGCATCCTCAGGGGACACCTCTTGAAGAAACGCAGGCCCCTCGCGGGAGGCTTGGCCGAGGAGCAGGACTCCTTCCGCGGGGACCTCTTCGAGCCGGAAAACAGCCAAATTAGGCGCCTACTGCATATGATAAAGGAGTACGCGAGGAAAGGGAGAGCGGAGAGAGAAACTCGCATGTGGAGAGGTTTCTCCCGGATGCGCTCTACTGTGGAGTGA